The proteins below are encoded in one region of Acidithiobacillus ferrooxidans ATCC 23270:
- the cysQ gene encoding 3'(2'),5'-bisphosphate nucleotidase CysQ: MIADTIDMERIIAIAKEAGDAIMEIYQRDFTVDYKEDSSPLTDADRAAHGIILHGLHALYPEIPFLSEEGDAIPYEIRKHWGFFWLVDPLDGTKEFIRKNGEYTVNIALIENNRPVLGVVYAPALDLMYYAKEGAGAWRQDAVQGTQKLPLHVNDSREQKLTVVASKSHRSPETEVYIDELRKSTRELEVVSIGSSLKICLVAEGDADCYPRLGPTMEWDTAAAQIIATESGCRVEAAAGGHKLIYNKKDLLNPYFVVETAVAMFCNGRTVANTRGYEHEPTSDQ; the protein is encoded by the coding sequence GTGATCGCTGATACTATTGACATGGAACGAATTATTGCCATCGCCAAAGAAGCCGGCGATGCCATCATGGAAATTTATCAACGGGATTTTACGGTGGATTACAAGGAGGACTCCTCCCCCCTCACGGATGCCGATCGTGCCGCACATGGGATCATTCTCCATGGCCTTCATGCCCTTTATCCGGAGATTCCGTTTTTGTCGGAAGAGGGTGATGCCATTCCTTATGAGATACGGAAACACTGGGGCTTTTTCTGGCTGGTGGATCCCTTGGATGGTACAAAAGAGTTCATCCGGAAAAATGGCGAATATACCGTAAACATCGCGCTGATCGAAAACAACAGGCCGGTGCTCGGTGTGGTTTACGCCCCGGCGCTGGATCTCATGTACTACGCAAAAGAGGGAGCAGGGGCATGGCGCCAAGATGCAGTACAGGGGACCCAAAAGCTTCCGTTGCATGTCAATGATAGTCGGGAACAGAAGCTGACGGTGGTGGCGAGCAAATCCCATCGATCGCCCGAGACGGAAGTCTATATCGACGAGCTTCGAAAATCCACGCGGGAACTCGAGGTCGTTTCGATTGGCAGTTCGCTCAAGATCTGCCTCGTCGCCGAGGGGGATGCGGATTGTTATCCCCGCTTGGGGCCAACCATGGAATGGGATACGGCGGCGGCCCAGATTATTGCGACCGAAAGCGGCTGTAGAGTAGAGGCTGCCGCTGGCGGACATAAACTAATATATAACAAAAAAGATTTATTAAATCCCTATTTTGTTGTTGAAACAGCGGTCGCCATGTTTTGCAACGGCCGGACGGTGGCAAACACGAGAGGGTATGAACATGAACCGACTTCTGATCAATGA
- a CDS encoding NAD(P)-dependent oxidoreductase, translating into MTILFTGANGFVGRYMQSTAPCVPLPAEVDLRDHGTLIQDLLNDWEKPPQ; encoded by the coding sequence ATGACCATTCTTTTCACGGGCGCTAACGGTTTCGTCGGCCGCTACATGCAGTCCACCGCGCCGTGCGTGCCCCTGCCTGCTGAGGTCGATCTGCGCGACCACGGCACCCTCATTCAGGATTTACTCAACGACTGGGAGAAACCACCGCAATGA
- the cysD gene encoding sulfate adenylyltransferase subunit CysD, producing the protein MNTLEAESLGILREAVAEARKPVMLYSIGKDSSVMLHLARKAFAPGPLPFPLLHVDTGWKFREMIAHRDRMARELGAELIVHSNEEAMTAGINPFDHGASYTDIMKTQALKQVLDAHGFDVIFGGARRDEEKSRAKERIFSVRESGHRWEPKNQRPELWSLYNTRLNPGQTLRVFPLSNWTEADIWQYIAQEGIPLVPLYLAKERPVVQRDGQWIMVDDERLPLAPGEVPEMRRVRFRTLGCYPLTAAVESDADTLEAVIAETLAARSSERAGRLIDHDSSGSMERKKQEGYF; encoded by the coding sequence ATGAATACGCTCGAAGCCGAATCCCTCGGAATCCTGCGCGAAGCCGTAGCCGAGGCGCGCAAGCCGGTGATGCTGTATTCCATCGGCAAGGATTCCTCGGTAATGCTGCACCTGGCGCGCAAGGCCTTTGCGCCGGGTCCGCTGCCCTTTCCGTTGCTGCATGTGGACACCGGCTGGAAGTTCCGTGAAATGATCGCCCACCGCGACCGCATGGCGCGAGAGTTGGGGGCGGAACTGATCGTACACAGCAACGAGGAAGCGATGACGGCGGGTATCAACCCCTTCGATCACGGGGCCAGCTATACCGACATCATGAAGACCCAAGCGTTGAAGCAGGTCTTGGATGCGCACGGCTTCGACGTGATCTTCGGCGGCGCCCGGCGTGACGAGGAAAAGTCCCGCGCCAAGGAACGTATCTTTTCCGTGCGCGAATCCGGTCACCGCTGGGAGCCGAAAAACCAGCGTCCGGAGCTCTGGTCTCTATATAATACCCGGCTGAACCCCGGGCAGACGCTGCGGGTCTTCCCCCTGTCCAACTGGACCGAGGCCGACATCTGGCAGTATATCGCGCAGGAAGGAATACCCCTTGTGCCGTTGTACTTGGCCAAGGAGCGCCCAGTCGTGCAGCGCGATGGCCAATGGATCATGGTGGATGACGAACGTCTGCCGCTGGCGCCGGGCGAGGTGCCCGAGATGCGCAGGGTGCGCTTCCGCACCCTGGGCTGCTATCCCCTCACCGCCGCTGTCGAAAGCGATGCCGATACCCTGGAGGCGGTGATCGCCGAAACCCTGGCCGCACGCAGCTCCGAGCGCGCCGGGCGGCTGATCGACCATGACAGCTCCGGCTCCATGGAACGCAAGAAGCAGGAGGGCTATTTCTGA
- a CDS encoding IS110-like element ISAfe3 family transposase → MELQSLFHRVIGLDVHQAQVTACAILTDPDGNVTIERRQFGAFQKDRKALALWCASHRPDTVVMESTGIYWKSPYAALEKVGIQAQVVNARHVKQVPGRKTDVGDAEWLATLARAGLLRGSFVPPAQLRELRLIARQRQNLVGMLSSEKNRLHKVLTDGGIRLGVVVSDIHGQSARAMIQALIQGSPPEAVLRLASRRLKASQEEILDALQGELSASHRFVLDETLRHIESLEAQIARFDVQLLEGLKPQKNALELLQTLPGIDTVGAALLLVEIGDDMSVFGSADRLASWTGLCPGNNESAGKRKSGRTRKGNPYVRRILCECAHAASRTHCALRSKFQSLVVRRGHKRSIIALAHKMLRIIYFMLSHGKYYRDADTDYEALSVQRNASRWIKKLIKFGFLPQHQPA, encoded by the coding sequence ATGGAACTGCAATCCCTCTTTCACCGGGTTATCGGACTGGATGTTCATCAGGCCCAGGTCACCGCCTGTGCCATTCTCACGGACCCTGACGGAAACGTTACGATTGAGCGCCGGCAATTTGGTGCTTTTCAGAAGGACCGGAAGGCATTGGCCCTGTGGTGTGCCTCCCATCGGCCCGATACGGTGGTCATGGAGAGCACCGGGATCTACTGGAAGAGTCCCTATGCGGCCCTGGAAAAGGTGGGGATCCAGGCACAGGTCGTGAACGCCAGGCACGTCAAACAGGTCCCCGGTCGCAAGACCGATGTTGGGGATGCAGAGTGGCTCGCCACCCTGGCTCGAGCCGGACTGCTGCGGGGTTCCTTCGTTCCCCCGGCACAACTGCGGGAGCTGCGGCTGATCGCCCGACAGCGGCAAAATCTGGTGGGCATGCTCTCGTCGGAGAAAAACCGCTTGCACAAGGTGCTGACCGATGGCGGAATTCGACTGGGGGTGGTGGTCAGCGATATCCATGGGCAATCGGCCCGGGCCATGATCCAGGCCCTGATTCAGGGGAGTCCCCCGGAGGCCGTACTCCGACTGGCCAGCCGACGGCTCAAAGCCAGCCAGGAGGAGATCCTGGATGCCCTGCAAGGCGAGTTGAGTGCCAGTCACCGCTTTGTCCTGGACGAGACGCTCCGCCATATCGAGTCTCTGGAGGCCCAAATCGCGCGCTTCGATGTCCAACTGCTGGAGGGCTTGAAGCCGCAAAAGAATGCTCTCGAACTCCTGCAGACCTTGCCGGGCATCGATACCGTGGGTGCTGCCTTGCTGCTGGTCGAAATCGGAGACGACATGAGCGTCTTTGGGAGCGCCGATCGACTGGCCTCCTGGACCGGCCTTTGTCCCGGGAACAATGAGTCTGCCGGAAAACGGAAAAGTGGGCGAACCCGCAAGGGCAACCCGTATGTCCGTCGGATCCTCTGCGAATGCGCCCACGCCGCCAGTCGTACCCACTGCGCCCTGCGCTCCAAGTTCCAGAGTCTGGTCGTCCGTAGGGGGCACAAGCGCTCCATCATCGCCCTGGCCCACAAAATGCTGCGCATCATCTACTTCATGCTCTCACACGGCAAGTACTACCGGGATGCCGATACGGACTATGAGGCACTGAGTGTGCAGCGCAATGCTTCTCGCTGGATCAAGAAACTGATCAAATTCGGCTTCCTGCCGCAGCATCAGCCAGCGTAG
- a CDS encoding GxGYxYP domain-containing protein, which yields MPQIKRTYPTFQPKMPPPARHLYVANISALPPDQKRLLVTLQGIVNRTQPRIYLVWDPSDLFWLRQMQKQGQTGTPIPVNQPLSLVRIFRNDIQGAVIPDPRVYISPDIAVDIAALDNLVVATPALARQLHLPIKADLRGRFKNDVQALRYLRTQLAPRMNPFLFLCLAPQLLAGGAEDQIIAARGMTFWVTGPKEQQEPGADMAGEKQQIEKLFAATPLDGVVRGWWWSGDGKGLGEGIGVRLGSEFGKVTVVSDHVHNLSVLSGVRLVALRQKFAPPPKLDRSKVYLSFTISDGDNLNTWQNFFWHWFKSPYYGKFAAGWAMGPTLIDVAPTLAQWYYQHAGSNNEFIAGVSGVGYMYPSVWAIRLDNRQAAFQDFYNWTWRYMQRMDMKTLRVHRAFARNNQMARQDIAKVAAALPQAQFIMPDYGYAGEKDYHRITYQLPSGQVIFRAGTSWQPDTQKLPNLVQQIRSRVGATRPAFINVFILNWAMGMHRLYLLLKALGPDYVDVTPSQLNTLYREAHHDG from the coding sequence TTGCCTCAGATCAAAAGGACCTATCCGACCTTTCAGCCGAAGATGCCGCCTCCTGCCCGGCACCTCTATGTGGCGAACATCAGCGCACTCCCGCCAGATCAAAAACGGCTGCTAGTGACGCTGCAAGGCATTGTTAACCGCACCCAGCCGCGGATTTATCTCGTATGGGATCCGAGTGATCTGTTCTGGCTGCGCCAGATGCAAAAACAAGGTCAAACCGGCACGCCGATTCCGGTTAACCAACCTTTGTCGCTGGTACGGATTTTCCGTAATGACATACAGGGCGCGGTGATTCCGGATCCGAGGGTTTATATTTCTCCGGATATCGCCGTGGATATCGCGGCGCTGGACAACCTGGTGGTGGCCACGCCCGCCCTGGCGCGGCAACTGCATTTGCCCATCAAGGCGGATTTGCGCGGGCGCTTTAAGAATGATGTGCAGGCCCTGCGGTACCTGCGGACACAACTGGCACCACGGATGAATCCCTTTCTGTTTTTATGCCTGGCCCCCCAACTTCTGGCTGGCGGCGCGGAAGATCAGATCATTGCCGCGCGCGGTATGACGTTCTGGGTGACTGGTCCCAAAGAGCAGCAAGAACCAGGAGCGGATATGGCTGGAGAAAAACAACAAATAGAAAAACTCTTTGCCGCCACGCCGCTGGATGGGGTAGTGCGCGGTTGGTGGTGGAGTGGCGACGGAAAGGGCCTGGGAGAGGGCATTGGTGTCAGGCTGGGCTCTGAGTTTGGGAAAGTCACCGTAGTCAGCGACCATGTACATAACCTTTCCGTATTGAGCGGGGTAAGGCTGGTAGCGCTACGGCAGAAATTTGCCCCGCCCCCGAAACTGGATCGATCCAAGGTGTATCTCTCGTTCACTATTTCTGACGGCGACAATCTGAATACTTGGCAGAATTTTTTCTGGCATTGGTTTAAGAGTCCGTATTATGGCAAGTTCGCGGCCGGATGGGCCATGGGACCGACACTGATCGACGTGGCGCCCACGCTGGCGCAATGGTACTACCAGCACGCCGGATCGAATAATGAATTTATAGCCGGTGTTTCCGGCGTCGGTTATATGTACCCGTCCGTCTGGGCGATTCGCTTGGATAATCGCCAAGCTGCATTTCAGGATTTTTATAACTGGACATGGCGCTACATGCAGCGGATGGATATGAAAACTCTCCGCGTGCATCGGGCCTTCGCACGAAATAACCAAATGGCTAGACAGGATATCGCCAAAGTCGCGGCGGCGTTGCCGCAAGCGCAATTTATAATGCCGGATTATGGCTACGCTGGTGAGAAGGATTACCACCGGATCACATACCAGCTACCAAGTGGACAGGTAATTTTCCGGGCGGGCACTAGTTGGCAGCCAGATACCCAGAAACTCCCTAATCTAGTTCAACAAATCCGCTCCCGTGTGGGGGCAACACGGCCGGCATTTATCAATGTCTTCATCTTGAATTGGGCCATGGGCATGCATCGCCTGTACCTGCTTCTCAAAGCGCTCGGCCCGGATTATGTGGATGTCACCCCCTCCCAGTTGAATACGCTTTATCGTGAGGCACACCATGATGGCTAA
- the cysN gene encoding sulfate adenylyltransferase subunit CysN, with the protein MNGRLRFLTCGSVDDGKSTLIGRLLFDTKQIFDDQFQALEKDSARFGTQGAAPDLALLVDGLQAEREQGITIDVAYRFFATPERAFIVADTPGHEQYTRNMATGASTADAAVVLVDARKGLLTQTRRHTRIVALMGVRQVVLAVNKMDLMDWSESAFRAIADEYAAFAQELGLTAVQSIPLSALTGDNLTQSSTHTPWYGGPTLLQWLENVPAGLEEATPPLRLPVQLVLRPHAEFRGYCGRIAQGTLRPGDAVRVLPSGVSSTVQQIFVGEQAQAQAQTGESVCITLADERDISRGDVLCAVDAPLEMAEQFHAHLLWLHEQALIPGRPYWLQLHHRTVSATVSSIRHRIDPNSGAELAARELQMNDIAEVHLNLDRPLPFAPYAENRPLGAFILIDRLSNATVGAGMLDFALRRDHNLHWQQLSVNKAARAALKHQPPRCVWFTGLSGSGKSTLANLLEKRLHAQGHHTYVLDGDNVRHGLNRDLGFAEADRAENIRRVAEVARLMVDAGLIVLVSFISPYRAEREFARSLFTPGEFLEVFVDTPLEECERRDPKGIYARARAGQIPNFTGISSPYELPLTPELRLSTPGSSPEALLEPVLM; encoded by the coding sequence ATGAACGGTCGCTTGCGTTTTCTTACCTGCGGCAGTGTCGACGATGGCAAGAGTACCCTCATCGGTCGGCTGCTCTTCGACACCAAGCAAATCTTCGACGACCAATTCCAAGCCCTCGAAAAAGACTCCGCCCGCTTCGGCACCCAGGGTGCTGCGCCCGATTTGGCCTTGCTGGTGGACGGCTTGCAAGCGGAGCGTGAGCAGGGCATTACCATCGACGTGGCCTACCGTTTCTTCGCCACGCCCGAGCGCGCCTTCATCGTCGCCGACACGCCCGGGCATGAGCAATACACCCGCAACATGGCCACCGGCGCCTCCACCGCCGATGCGGCCGTGGTCCTGGTGGATGCGCGCAAGGGGCTGCTGACCCAGACCCGCAGGCACACCCGTATCGTGGCGCTGATGGGGGTGCGGCAAGTGGTGTTGGCCGTCAATAAGATGGACCTGATGGACTGGAGCGAAAGTGCCTTCCGCGCCATTGCCGACGAATACGCCGCCTTTGCTCAAGAACTGGGGCTCACCGCCGTGCAGTCCATTCCCCTTTCGGCGTTGACGGGCGACAACCTCACTCAGTCCAGCACCCACACCCCCTGGTATGGCGGCCCCACCTTGCTGCAGTGGCTGGAGAACGTGCCCGCTGGGCTGGAGGAGGCCACGCCGCCGCTGCGCCTGCCGGTGCAACTGGTGCTACGGCCCCATGCCGAGTTTCGCGGCTATTGCGGGCGCATCGCCCAAGGCACGCTGCGCCCTGGAGACGCAGTGCGTGTGCTCCCTTCAGGCGTTAGCTCTACGGTCCAGCAGATATTCGTTGGCGAGCAGGCGCAGGCCCAAGCCCAAACCGGTGAATCGGTATGCATCACCCTGGCCGACGAGCGCGACATCAGCCGCGGTGATGTGCTCTGTGCGGTCGATGCTCCACTGGAGATGGCCGAGCAGTTCCATGCCCATCTGCTGTGGCTGCACGAGCAAGCCCTCATCCCCGGTCGCCCCTATTGGCTCCAACTGCACCACCGTACCGTATCGGCCACGGTGAGCTCCATCCGCCACCGCATCGACCCCAACAGTGGGGCGGAACTAGCCGCGCGCGAGCTACAGATGAACGATATCGCCGAGGTACACCTGAACCTCGATCGCCCGCTGCCCTTCGCCCCCTATGCCGAAAACCGTCCTCTTGGCGCCTTCATCCTCATCGACCGCCTGAGCAACGCCACCGTGGGCGCCGGGATGCTGGACTTCGCCCTGCGCCGCGATCACAACCTGCACTGGCAGCAACTCAGCGTGAACAAAGCCGCCCGCGCCGCGCTCAAGCACCAGCCACCCCGGTGCGTGTGGTTCACCGGCCTGTCCGGGTCGGGCAAATCCACCCTGGCCAATCTGCTGGAAAAGCGCCTGCACGCCCAAGGGCACCATACCTACGTGCTGGACGGCGACAATGTGCGCCACGGACTGAACCGCGACCTGGGCTTTGCCGAGGCCGACCGGGCCGAGAACATCCGCCGTGTGGCGGAGGTGGCCCGGCTGATGGTGGATGCCGGTCTGATCGTGCTGGTGTCCTTCATCTCGCCTTACCGCGCCGAGCGGGAATTCGCCCGCAGCCTCTTCACCCCAGGGGAGTTCCTTGAGGTGTTCGTGGACACGCCCCTGGAAGAATGTGAGCGACGCGATCCTAAGGGAATCTACGCCCGCGCCCGGGCCGGGCAGATTCCCAACTTTACCGGCATCAGCAGCCCTTACGAGCTACCGCTGACACCAGAGCTACGCCTCAGCACCCCCGGCAGCAGTCCGGAAGCGTTGCTGGAGCCGGTGTTAATGTGA
- a CDS encoding glycosyltransferase family 4 protein, with amino-acid sequence MNLGDRPLLIDVTRLIERARKKRMPTGVDRVCLAYIAFFHHRAQALMQHGAIAVALSPAASFALFAWLLAWREGKPHPALGPTMAWLARLPLRPVPKGSWVLNMGHSGLDRRGYGAWMARKQIRLLVMAHDLIPLTHPQFCRPGEDDRHAARLQVILRHAAGIVSNSQHTARVLRHYAQQWGVTLPPISVIPLGANHLRHAPPPASHEPLSAPYFLMVGTIEPRKNHHFVLDLWREWKSRQADVSLLVVIGQVGWMCEDILEQLRADAILKDSVRVLHHCRDDCLWAYLQSARALLFPSHEEGYGLPLVEALALGIPVIASPLPVFREIAGDVPDYIETSDTSAWLAALSDHSLPDSPMRQGQLERLRHFSPPTWEQHFQQFTEFMSRL; translated from the coding sequence ATGAACTTGGGTGACCGCCCCTTATTGATTGATGTTACGCGCTTGATAGAGCGGGCGCGTAAAAAGCGCATGCCCACCGGCGTGGACCGCGTCTGTCTGGCTTATATCGCCTTTTTTCACCATCGCGCCCAGGCCCTGATGCAACACGGAGCTATCGCCGTGGCATTGTCGCCCGCCGCGTCGTTTGCCCTTTTCGCCTGGCTCCTGGCTTGGCGAGAGGGCAAGCCGCATCCCGCCCTGGGGCCGACCATGGCCTGGCTGGCGAGGCTTCCCTTGCGCCCCGTGCCCAAGGGAAGTTGGGTATTGAACATGGGGCACAGCGGCCTGGACCGTCGGGGTTATGGCGCATGGATGGCACGCAAACAGATCCGCTTGCTGGTGATGGCCCATGACCTGATCCCCCTCACCCACCCCCAGTTCTGCCGCCCAGGAGAGGATGATCGGCATGCCGCGCGCCTGCAGGTGATCCTGCGTCATGCGGCGGGTATCGTCAGCAATTCTCAACACACGGCGCGTGTTTTGCGACATTATGCCCAACAATGGGGCGTTACCCTGCCGCCCATTTCGGTGATTCCTCTGGGTGCCAATCATCTTCGACACGCTCCACCGCCTGCAAGCCATGAGCCTTTGTCAGCGCCTTATTTCCTCATGGTGGGCACCATAGAACCGCGTAAGAATCATCACTTTGTCCTGGATCTGTGGCGCGAGTGGAAAAGCCGCCAGGCCGATGTGTCGTTGCTGGTGGTGATTGGTCAGGTAGGGTGGATGTGCGAGGATATTCTGGAACAGTTGCGCGCGGACGCGATCCTGAAGGATTCGGTACGGGTATTACACCATTGCCGGGATGACTGTCTCTGGGCTTACCTGCAGAGCGCGCGTGCCTTATTGTTCCCTTCCCACGAGGAGGGTTACGGCCTACCGCTGGTGGAGGCGTTGGCGTTGGGAATTCCCGTCATTGCCAGCCCGCTGCCCGTTTTCCGGGAGATCGCCGGAGACGTGCCCGATTATATCGAAACCTCGGATACTTCGGCCTGGCTTGCCGCCTTGAGCGACCATAGCCTCCCCGATAGCCCCATGCGCCAGGGGCAACTGGAGCGCCTGCGGCATTTTTCTCCCCCTACCTGGGAGCAACACTTTCAGCAGTTCACCGAGTTCATGAGCCGCTTATGA
- a CDS encoding polysaccharide biosynthesis/export family protein — MKAAVGVMRSKSVLQLAMAFAMMGLCGCASYLPYSGPRTSSVVDAGENKALAGIQVVDVNYALARLIKDKLEKPAFSSLADLANANPNLYTVGPGDTLQVYIWEAPPAMLFTSVPSSMATPSGSMMTAIPEQIVSSDGDIAIPFAGEISCSGRTLTQIEAEIRQKLRGQANDPQVVVSLVNNYSRSVTVVGNVTRSTSVPLVPGGVNVLQALAAAGGVDKPVNKVTMQISRAGKVVDMPLESVIKNPQENISLHAGDILTALYEPLHVTILGATTQSRELDFEATGVSLSQALARAGGLNGHEADAKGVFVFRFEKPSLLPQWPHPVQVAQNGLVPVVFRFDLSNPATLFAAQTFPIQNHDLIYVGTAPITELQKFLGMVVQIVYPIQGLTNAGVLP; from the coding sequence ATGAAGGCAGCGGTGGGCGTTATGCGGTCAAAGAGTGTGCTCCAATTGGCGATGGCCTTCGCCATGATGGGGCTCTGCGGCTGCGCCTCTTACCTCCCTTATTCGGGTCCTCGCACCTCGTCGGTCGTGGATGCCGGGGAGAACAAGGCCTTGGCTGGCATCCAGGTGGTGGATGTCAATTATGCCCTGGCGCGTCTCATTAAGGATAAGCTGGAGAAACCCGCCTTTTCGTCCCTGGCGGACTTGGCCAACGCGAACCCCAATCTGTATACTGTGGGACCAGGGGATACCCTGCAGGTGTACATCTGGGAGGCGCCTCCGGCCATGCTCTTTACCTCCGTCCCTAGTTCCATGGCTACGCCATCGGGTTCGATGATGACCGCGATCCCTGAGCAAATAGTGAGCAGTGACGGTGATATCGCCATTCCTTTTGCGGGTGAGATTTCCTGTTCCGGTCGGACACTGACTCAGATCGAGGCGGAAATCCGGCAAAAACTGCGGGGTCAAGCCAACGACCCGCAGGTGGTGGTGAGTTTGGTCAACAATTATTCACGGAGTGTTACCGTCGTGGGCAACGTGACGCGTAGCACGTCGGTACCCCTGGTGCCGGGCGGTGTGAATGTGCTCCAGGCCCTGGCGGCGGCGGGCGGGGTGGACAAGCCGGTAAACAAAGTCACCATGCAGATTTCCCGCGCCGGAAAGGTGGTGGATATGCCTCTGGAAAGCGTCATCAAAAATCCCCAGGAAAATATCTCATTACATGCGGGGGACATACTCACGGCCCTGTATGAACCCCTGCATGTCACCATCCTGGGAGCTACGACGCAGAGCCGGGAGCTGGACTTTGAAGCGACGGGCGTCAGCCTGTCCCAGGCCTTGGCCCGCGCGGGCGGTCTGAATGGTCATGAGGCGGACGCGAAAGGGGTCTTCGTCTTCCGCTTTGAAAAACCCTCCCTGCTGCCCCAATGGCCGCATCCCGTGCAGGTGGCGCAGAACGGCCTGGTCCCGGTGGTGTTCCGCTTTGATCTCAGTAATCCGGCTACGTTGTTCGCGGCGCAGACCTTCCCCATCCAGAATCATGACCTGATTTATGTGGGTACCGCCCCGATCACGGAACTTCAGAAGTTTCTGGGCATGGTTGTGCAGATCGTCTACCCCATTCAGGGTCTGACCAATGCAGGGGTGCTCCCTTGA
- a CDS encoding methyltransferase domain-containing protein, translated as MAEPSGLLKKGEKMDSMLCTKRTLLSDEFQHWARLFMKTGKLHRKFWEWCFIAQALKEHDMLAPGRIGLGFGVGEEPLSSCFASFGASILATDLDLQNSSVAGWTKTSQHADNKGKLNKLGICPGWEFENLVEFEFANMNSIPKRYTGKFDFVWSSCSLEHLGSIEKGVTFILNSINCLKPGGVAVHTTEFNVSPNSDTIETGPTVLFRRKEIEDIIERVRSFGCRAHINWDHGDLPEDYYIDIPPYSHNPHLKLRISKYVVTSIGLVISK; from the coding sequence GTGGCGGAGCCTAGCGGATTACTGAAAAAAGGGGAAAAAATGGATTCAATGCTATGTACAAAACGTACGCTTTTGTCCGATGAATTTCAACATTGGGCCAGATTGTTTATGAAAACTGGTAAGCTTCATAGAAAATTCTGGGAGTGGTGTTTTATTGCGCAGGCTCTAAAGGAGCATGACATGCTTGCTCCAGGTAGGATCGGCCTTGGGTTTGGTGTCGGCGAAGAACCACTATCAAGTTGCTTTGCGTCGTTTGGCGCTAGTATCCTGGCCACAGATTTAGATTTACAGAACTCGTCTGTAGCGGGATGGACGAAAACTTCGCAACATGCGGATAATAAAGGCAAACTAAACAAGTTGGGCATATGCCCGGGATGGGAGTTTGAAAATCTGGTAGAGTTTGAGTTTGCTAATATGAACAGTATACCCAAAAGATACACAGGAAAATTCGATTTTGTGTGGTCATCTTGTTCCTTGGAGCACCTTGGATCAATAGAAAAAGGGGTGACATTTATTCTTAACTCTATTAATTGTTTGAAACCTGGTGGAGTAGCGGTACATACCACAGAATTCAATGTGTCGCCGAATTCAGACACTATCGAAACGGGACCAACTGTGCTGTTTCGCAGAAAAGAAATTGAAGATATTATCGAAAGAGTTAGAAGTTTTGGTTGCCGCGCGCATATTAATTGGGACCACGGGGACTTACCAGAGGATTACTATATTGATATTCCTCCATACTCTCATAATCCACACCTTAAACTTAGGATCAGTAAGTATGTTGTAACATCTATTGGATTGGTAATCAGTAAATGA